From Acidobacteriota bacterium, a single genomic window includes:
- a CDS encoding YfaZ family outer membrane protein, with translation MTKCSLKVLLPCLVVILVAAVTVSPAYAQYRPMPAPGSASASQKGESYHVEISANLWSPDPVFVVSSDSLGVAGTTINAQGDLGIVKKQIYDIRIVLKPATRHKFRFAYLPLAYTSTAAIDATIYFNGRQYPVNAQIASDLQWKTYRFGYEYDFVSTKSGFFGVVLEAKVTQAQIQLNSVVGNEFAKAQAPIPAIGAIGRVYLAPGFSITGEYTYFKLPSSLVKDTIAHYTEYDFYTTFNVTNNLGAQAGYRKINIGVTVTNVHGSAMLSGPYFGGVVRF, from the coding sequence ATGACGAAGTGCTCGCTGAAAGTTCTGCTGCCCTGCCTCGTGGTCATCCTGGTCGCGGCAGTCACGGTTTCCCCAGCCTACGCCCAGTATCGCCCGATGCCCGCCCCAGGCTCTGCGTCAGCCAGCCAGAAGGGCGAGAGCTATCACGTCGAGATCAGCGCCAACCTCTGGAGCCCGGATCCCGTTTTTGTCGTCTCGAGCGACAGTCTTGGGGTTGCGGGCACCACGATTAACGCCCAGGGGGATCTCGGGATCGTGAAGAAACAGATCTACGACATCCGGATCGTGCTCAAGCCCGCGACCCGGCATAAGTTCCGTTTCGCCTATCTCCCGTTAGCCTACACGTCGACGGCGGCGATCGATGCCACCATCTACTTCAACGGCCGGCAGTATCCCGTCAACGCCCAGATTGCATCCGATCTCCAGTGGAAGACGTACCGGTTTGGCTATGAGTACGACTTCGTGTCGACCAAGTCCGGGTTCTTTGGCGTGGTTCTGGAGGCCAAGGTCACCCAGGCGCAGATTCAATTGAACAGCGTGGTCGGTAACGAGTTCGCCAAGGCGCAGGCGCCCATCCCGGCGATTGGCGCCATCGGCAGGGTCTATCTGGCGCCGGGGTTCTCCATCACCGGGGAGTACACCTACTTCAAGCTGCCGTCGAGTCTCGTCAAGGACACCATCGCGCACTACACCGAGTACGACTTTTACACCACGTTCAACGTCACGAACAACCTCGGCGCGCAGGCCGGTTACCGGAAGATTAATATTGGGGTGACCGTGACCAACGTGCACGGATCGGCGATGCTGAGCGGCCCGTACTTCGGCGGCGTCGTGCGGTTCTAG